One genomic segment of Desmodus rotundus isolate HL8 chromosome 5, HLdesRot8A.1, whole genome shotgun sequence includes these proteins:
- the LOC112319910 gene encoding olfactory receptor 5G9, with the protein MANANDTRVTEFIFTGLNYSPQLQVFLFLLFLSFYIINLTGNLGMIILIRISSRLHTPMYFFLSHLSFVDTCLSSVVSPKMLTDFFVQRKVISFLGCALQQWFFAFFVAAECLLLASMAYDRYVAICNPLLYSVAMSQSLCIQLVAGPYVIGFMNTMTHTTNTFRLPFCGPNVINHFFCDVFPLFSLVCADTANIKLVVFIVAGAVGVFSGLTIVVSYIYILTAILKIRSTDGRRKVFSTCSSHLTAVSIMFGTLFFIYVRPSASFSLDLNKGVSVFYTAVIPMLNPLIYSLRNKEVKDAIHRTVTRRMACWA; encoded by the coding sequence ATGGCCAATGCAAACGACACAAGGGTCACCGAGTTCATTTTCACAGGTTTGAATTACAGCCCTCAGTTGCAGgtctttctcttcctgctctttctgagTTTCTACATTATCAACCTAACAGGCAACTTGGGGATGATTATTCTGATACGTATCAGTTCCCGCCTTCACACACCTATGTACTTTTTCCTCAGCCACTTGTCCTTTGTGGACACGTGCTTGTCCTCAGTTGTGAGCCCCAAGATGCTCACTGACTTCTTTGTGCAGAGGAAAGTCATCTCCTTCTTGGGCTGTGCTTTGCAGCAGTGGTTCTTTGCATTCTTTGTGGCAGCAGAGTGTCTTCTCTTGGCgtccatggcctatgaccgctatgtaGCCATCTGCAACCCATTACTGTACTCAGTTGCCATGTCCCAGAGCCTCTGTATCCAGCTGGTGGCTGGTCCCTATGTCATTGGCTTCATGAACACCATGACTCATACAACAAACACATTTCGCCTCCCTTTTTGTGGCCCCAATGTCATCAATCATTTCTTCTGTGATGTGTTCCCCCTGTTTTCCCTTGTATGTGCTGACACAGCAAACATTAAGTTGGTGGTTTTCATTGTAGCGGGAGCTGTGGGAGTCTTCAGTGGTCTGACCATCGTGGTCTCCTACATTTACATCCTCACTGCCATCCTGAAGATCCGCTCCACTGATGGGAGGCGCAAAGTCTTTTCtacctgctcctcccacctgaCGGCTGTCTCCATCATGTTTGGTACCTTGTTCTTCATTTACGTACGACCGAGTGCCAGTTTCTCCCTGGATCTCAATAAAGGGGTGTCCGTATTTTACACAGCAGTCATCCCCATGCTGAACCCACTtatctacagcctgaggaacaaggaGGTCAAAGATGCCATCCACAGGACTGTCACCAGGAGGATGGCTTGTTGGGCCTGA